The DNA window TTCTGCGGTCAGGGGATCATGTGATCATTACCGGGATCGAACACAATGCGGTCATGCGGCCTCTGTGGCAGATGAAAGCGGAAGGAGTGGCCTTCGATGTGGCAAAAACAGATGAGGAAGGAACGGTGGACCCGGAGAGTGTGGAAAAATTGATCCGCAAAGAGACGAAAGCGGTCATTGTTTCTCATGCGTCCAATGTATGCGGAACCATTGTGCCGCTCCGGGAAATCGGAGAAATCTGCCGCCGCCATCACATATTTTTTGTGGTGGACAGCGCCCAGAGCGCTGGAACGCTGGAAATCAATATCAAAGAATGGGGGATTGATTTTCTCACCTTTACAGGACATAAAGGACTGCTTGGACCTCAGGGGATCGGTGGTTTTGTGGTGTCGGAAGAATTGGATCAGGAGATGGCCCCGCTGATCGCGGGCGGAACAGGAAGCCAGTCGGATTCTTATGAGATGCCCCGGATGCTTCCGGATAAATATGAAAGCGGGACCATGAACCTGCCTGGGATCGCGGGCCTTCATGCCGCCTTATCCTATCTTCAGGCAGCAGGGATCTCCCGGATTTATGAAAAGAAAATGGAGCTGACCGGATATTTTCTGGAACAGACAAGAGAGATTCCGGATTTAAGAGTGGTGGGAAAGCAGGGGGTGCAGGACCGAACCGCGGTCGTGTCCATTGATTTTCAAAAGATAGACAACGCGCAGGCGGCTTTTGAGCTGGAGCAGCGGTATGGGATCATGACCAGAGTCGGCCTGCACTGCGCGCCTTTGGCCCATAAGACCCTGGGCAGTTATCCCAGGGGAACAGTCAGGTTTGCTTTTAGCGGGGCAAATACAAAGGATGAGATTGATATCTGTGTAAAAGGAATTCGAGAATTGTTTTCAGTATAGAAACAGTCGATAAATTTTGGAAAACATAAGAAAAATCAATGATCCAAGGCGGTGGATTTCATTGTTTTGCTTTAGAAAACATGTTACGGTAAATCTAGTTCAGACAATTTGGCGCAGGCTGGATTGTATAGTCACGAAAGAAGCAAGGAGGAATGTAAAATGGCTGATTACCGTAAAATGTGGGAAGAACTGGGGATGGATCTGGAGACTCACGATCAATTGTGCGAAGTGCTTCCACAGGCGTTTGGGGATGTGTATCTATCCCAGGAAAACCGTCCGGAGGGCATGGATTACTATAATATGGTAGTCGCTGATATCCACGGGATCCGCCCGGCAGAGCTGATCGAACATCAGAAGAAAGGCGGAAAAGTCTTTGGAACTTTCTGCGTATATGTACCGGATGAGATCGTATTTGCGGCAGACGGGATCGCGACAGGTCTGTGCGGCGGTTCGCAGTTCTGGGTGCCGGGTGGGGAGAAAGTGCTGCCTACGAATACCTGCCCCTTGATCAAAGCGTCGGTGGGAGCAAGATTGGATCGGACTTGCCCGTTTTTCCGGATCGCGGATATCTATGTGGGCGAGACTACCTGCGATGGAAAGAAGAAAGCTTGGGAGATTCTGGGAGAGGACGTTCCGGTCTATGTGATGAACCTTCCTCAGATGAAGCGGGCGAAAGACGTGCAGGCATGGGCGGAAGAGATCGCGGCTTTCAAAGATAAAGTGGAAGAAGTTACAGGAAATCAGGTGACAGCAGAGAAGCTGGCTGAAAGCATCCGCCTGATCAACGGAAAGAGAAAAGCCCTGGAACGCTTATATGAAACCCGGAAACAGGAGAATCTTCCGATCAGCGGACGGGATGCGCTTTTGATTTCTCAGATCGCTTTCTATGACGATCCGGGGAGATTCACCCAGATGACGAACAAGCTGTGCGAAGAGCTGGAGCAGCGGGTGAAAGATGGCGTCAGCGTGTTTGAAAAAGGAACAAAACGGATCATGCTGACAGGTACGCCTCTGGCGATTCCAAACTGGAAGCTTCACAATATTGTAGAGACCAGCGGAGGAGCAGTTGTCTGTGAGGAAATGTGTACGGGAACCCGTTACTTTGAACACCAGGTGGATGAAAGCGGACGGACTCTGGAGGAGCAGATTCAGGCCCTGGCTGAAAGATATATGAACATTAACTGCGCTTGTTTCACGCCAAACAGCGGAAGGATCGACGATATCCTGCGGCTGGCCAAAGAGTACAAGGTGGATGGGATCATTGATGTAAATCTGAAATTCTGCGGCCTCTACGACACAGAAGGATACTTTGTAGAGCGGGCGATGAAAGAAGCGGGAATTCCGGTGCTTGGCATTGAGACAGACTATACGGATAGTGATGCGCAGCAGCTTCGTACGAGGGTAAGCGCGTTTATCGAGATGCTGAATAACTAGAGAGAAGAGTCAGAAGGAAGTGTCTGTATGGATCAGATCCAGCATTATGTGTTGTTTCCCAACCACGACAACGGGATGCGTCTGTATCAGGAATTAAAAAAGCTGGGATTAAAAGTGACGATCGCGCCAACACCCCGGTCTGCCAGCAAATGCTGCGGTATTTCCCTGATCGTGCAGGAGAAAGATCTGGACAGGATTCGTGCCTGTATCCGGGAACATGAAATAGAGATCTTGAAGATCGCGGCGATTAAACGGGATATCAACGCAAATAGAGACAAATATTGTTAGTAAAAAGATTCGGCTATAAGGCCTGGATTTTGAGAGATATTCTCGAAATCCGGGCCTTTCTGCGTGAGAACCCTGGAAACCGGGACGGGTTTGTGATAAGATAGAAACCAAAGTTGAAAACAAACATCCAGAAAAAGTTTGCGGATAAAAAGGAGTGTTGATTATGACAAAAGTAGATATTATTTCAGGATTCCTGGGAGCCGGGAAGACCACCTTCATCAAAGAACTGATCAATAAGGTGTTTGCCGGGGAAAAACTGGTGCTGATCGAAAATGAATTCGGGGAGATCGGAATTGACGGCGGTTTCTTAAAAGATGCGGGAATAGAGATCACAGAAATGAATTCCGGCTGCATCTGCTGTACTCTTGTGGGGGATTTCAGCAAGGCGCTTCAGAAGGTGCTGGAAGAATATCAGCCGGATCGGGTAATGATCGAGCCCTCTGGCGTAGGGAAGCTTTCGGATATTGTAAAAGCTATCGAGGACGTAAAAGCAAACGCCGATATAGAGATCCATGGAAGGATCACAGTGGTAGATGGGAAAAAGGCGAAAGTGTATATGAAGAACTTCGGAGAATTCTTCAAAGATCAGGTGGCCCATGCTTCCACCATTGTGATCAGCCGGACCCAGTCTATGTCCGCGGAGAAGATTGAGGAATGTGTGCACATGCTCAGAGAAGAGAATGGAGAGGCAACCATTATTTCTACGCCATGGGAAGAATTGGGGAAAGAAGCGATCATCCGCGCCCTGGAACATGGGGCGGAGATTGAAGGAATCCTGGAGGAGCACAGCCACGATCACGAGCATCATCATGACCATGATCATGATCACTGCTGCGGCCACGACCATCACGATCACGACCATGACCACGAGCATTGCAGTGACCACGACCATCACGATCATGATCACTGCTGCGGCCACGATCATCACGATCATGACCACGACCATGATTACTGCTGCGGCCACGACCACCACCATCATCACGCGGACGAGGTGTTTACA is part of the Lachnospiraceae bacterium KGMB03038 genome and encodes:
- a CDS encoding aminotransferase class V-fold PLP-dependent enzyme; translation: MENRIYFDNGSTSWPKAPGVAQAVEKLLTEGAFNINRGNYEGAYEVEGMVLETRDQLADLFQAPSSRNVIFTPGITYSLNYFIKGFLRSGDHVIITGIEHNAVMRPLWQMKAEGVAFDVAKTDEEGTVDPESVEKLIRKETKAVIVSHASNVCGTIVPLREIGEICRRHHIFFVVDSAQSAGTLEINIKEWGIDFLTFTGHKGLLGPQGIGGFVVSEELDQEMAPLIAGGTGSQSDSYEMPRMLPDKYESGTMNLPGIAGLHAALSYLQAAGISRIYEKKMELTGYFLEQTREIPDLRVVGKQGVQDRTAVVSIDFQKIDNAQAAFELEQRYGIMTRVGLHCAPLAHKTLGSYPRGTVRFAFSGANTKDEIDICVKGIRELFSV
- a CDS encoding 2-hydroxyacyl-CoA dehydratase — protein: MADYRKMWEELGMDLETHDQLCEVLPQAFGDVYLSQENRPEGMDYYNMVVADIHGIRPAELIEHQKKGGKVFGTFCVYVPDEIVFAADGIATGLCGGSQFWVPGGEKVLPTNTCPLIKASVGARLDRTCPFFRIADIYVGETTCDGKKKAWEILGEDVPVYVMNLPQMKRAKDVQAWAEEIAAFKDKVEEVTGNQVTAEKLAESIRLINGKRKALERLYETRKQENLPISGRDALLISQIAFYDDPGRFTQMTNKLCEELEQRVKDGVSVFEKGTKRIMLTGTPLAIPNWKLHNIVETSGGAVVCEEMCTGTRYFEHQVDESGRTLEEQIQALAERYMNINCACFTPNSGRIDDILRLAKEYKVDGIIDVNLKFCGLYDTEGYFVERAMKEAGIPVLGIETDYTDSDAQQLRTRVSAFIEMLNN
- a CDS encoding DUF3343 domain-containing protein; this translates as MDQIQHYVLFPNHDNGMRLYQELKKLGLKVTIAPTPRSASKCCGISLIVQEKDLDRIRACIREHEIEILKIAAIKRDINANRDKYC
- a CDS encoding GTP-binding protein, with protein sequence MTKVDIISGFLGAGKTTFIKELINKVFAGEKLVLIENEFGEIGIDGGFLKDAGIEITEMNSGCICCTLVGDFSKALQKVLEEYQPDRVMIEPSGVGKLSDIVKAIEDVKANADIEIHGRITVVDGKKAKVYMKNFGEFFKDQVAHASTIVISRTQSMSAEKIEECVHMLREENGEATIISTPWEELGKEAIIRALEHGAEIEGILEEHSHDHEHHHDHDHDHCCGHDHHDHDHDHEHCSDHDHHDHDHCCGHDHHDHDHDHDYCCGHDHHHHHADEVFTSWGRETAHKYTEEELDFILKALSETEGYGTILRSKGIIAMADGTWKQFDLVPEEYEARKGQADYTGRICVIGTDLKEEELEKLFHI